In Flavobacterium sp. CBA20B-1, one DNA window encodes the following:
- a CDS encoding tetratricopeptide repeat protein, whose product MKKVFLLTGLFFSIIAFAQDNKELQKMADADQQQRMGQNIDWKELNKQDSLRRVKAHDIIDAGKVKTAKDYYNVGIIFQHGNDMVASGIAVESFKKAIEMDSTLNRWWYAAAVDRDLMRKGEPQIYGTQIINDSSTNGKWKRYTLNPDAVTDEERKYYGVETLAEQEEKERLMNLTPIIQYYMESKSVEKTIALIRSEFEKGTQATYNVSEQMINGLGYMLLNQNMDTDALDIFQLNTELYPDAFNTYDSYGEVLLKLGKKEKAINAYKKSLELNPQNDNAVNVLKKISGK is encoded by the coding sequence ATGAAAAAAGTTTTTTTACTTACGGGTCTTTTTTTTTCTATAATCGCCTTTGCACAAGATAATAAAGAGTTGCAAAAAATGGCTGACGCTGACCAGCAACAGCGTATGGGACAAAATATTGATTGGAAAGAATTAAATAAACAAGATAGTTTAAGACGTGTAAAAGCTCACGATATCATTGATGCCGGCAAAGTTAAGACAGCGAAGGATTATTATAATGTAGGAATTATTTTTCAGCATGGAAACGACATGGTTGCCAGCGGAATAGCAGTAGAAAGTTTTAAGAAAGCTATCGAAATGGATAGTACTTTGAACAGATGGTGGTATGCAGCAGCAGTTGATAGAGATTTGATGAGAAAAGGAGAGCCACAGATCTATGGCACACAGATTATTAACGACAGTTCTACCAACGGAAAATGGAAGCGTTACACATTGAATCCGGATGCAGTTACAGATGAAGAAAGAAAATATTACGGTGTGGAAACACTTGCCGAGCAAGAGGAGAAAGAACGTCTGATGAATCTGACACCTATTATCCAATACTATATGGAGTCAAAATCTGTTGAAAAGACTATTGCTTTAATTAGAAGTGAGTTCGAAAAAGGCACACAAGCCACCTATAACGTAAGTGAACAGATGATCAATGGTTTAGGGTATATGCTACTCAATCAAAATATGGATACAGATGCCCTCGATATCTTCCAATTAAATACAGAATTGTACCCCGATGCTTTTAATACTTACGACAGTTATGGAGAGGTTCTGCTAAAATTGGGCAAAAAAGAAAAAGCCATCAATGCGTACAAAAAATCATTGGAGCTCAATCCACAAAATGATAATGCTGTAAATGTTTTAAAGAAAATTTCGGGAAAGTAG
- a CDS encoding TlpA family protein disulfide reductase, protein MKHLLLPFFVLYGTISFCQTDYYSTNGKNRLSKTELDNLLLQQQEKLGDKLKGMALVANTIKTEIKQDSVIHYVTFGAKGLQSNFNRFSNYIDKPFPDFLLKDLKGEEITLDDLKGKPTIVNFWFTSCAPCIAEMPVLNKIKNEYSTDFNFIALTYETKEKVNSFLEKHKFNFNHIAEAKSFIEEMEVNVYPLNFFLDKNGIVKEVRYGIPKIKDEADGKIKMGDGKKFIEILEGLK, encoded by the coding sequence ATGAAACATTTACTTTTACCCTTTTTTGTACTTTATGGGACAATCTCATTTTGCCAAACAGACTACTATTCAACCAACGGCAAAAACAGACTCTCAAAGACAGAATTAGATAACTTGCTTTTGCAGCAACAAGAAAAATTAGGTGATAAACTAAAAGGTATGGCCTTGGTAGCGAATACAATAAAAACCGAAATTAAACAGGATTCTGTTATTCACTATGTGACTTTTGGAGCTAAAGGTCTTCAATCAAATTTTAATCGTTTCTCTAATTATATTGATAAACCATTCCCTGACTTTCTACTCAAGGACTTAAAAGGTGAAGAAATCACTTTAGATGACCTGAAAGGAAAGCCTACGATTGTGAATTTTTGGTTTACCAGTTGCGCACCGTGTATTGCTGAAATGCCTGTATTAAATAAAATTAAAAACGAATATAGTACTGACTTTAATTTTATTGCACTAACATATGAGACAAAAGAAAAGGTCAATAGTTTTTTAGAAAAACACAAATTTAATTTTAACCATATTGCTGAAGCAAAGAGTTTTATAGAGGAAATGGAGGTAAATGTCTATCCTCTAAATTTTTTCTTGGATAAAAATGGAATTGTGAAAGAAGTACGATACGGTATTCCTAAAATTAAAGATGAAGCAGATGGTAAAATAAAAATGGGAGACGGAAAAAAATTCATTGAGATCTTGGAAGGGCTAAAATAA
- a CDS encoding thioredoxin family protein — MRILLTITALLMVCFAKAQHLQIIEQDYTKALKVAKNEDKMIFIDFYTTWCSPCKKLDKLIFQNDSIQSILSEDFVLLRYNAEDDKVYHLSKKHHVSSYPTAVVLNQEGYVVNRKYGFPGENFHNLSASVINFAEESILLDSENKIIKGYSNQIDMPNYPKFYVDYINRDNIKVVDTKSFNSYWNAVENPISEEFFSTLLYFASDVPDAVANLALNYKDDYFELYGKLDTEILFYFLSAGKLNKAISAKSQSEFEDAKTYAYQTLTKEWTDDIIPNFEVKFLKAQNKWDEVYNYYENLKEKGKLNNGAINQFCWEVYEKCDDQEVIRRCIDWMGEVTQKDTDYAYLDTYAYLCVKSGDRQKAREIAELAVKIGKQQNVKTTNMEDLLNKL; from the coding sequence ATGAGAATACTTTTAACAATCACAGCATTACTTATGGTTTGCTTTGCTAAAGCACAACATCTACAAATAATAGAACAAGATTATACAAAAGCACTAAAAGTAGCTAAGAACGAAGATAAGATGATTTTTATTGACTTTTACACGACCTGGTGTTCTCCTTGTAAAAAGTTAGACAAATTGATTTTTCAAAATGACTCGATTCAAAGCATCCTATCAGAAGATTTTGTTTTGCTTCGGTATAATGCCGAAGATGACAAGGTGTATCATCTTTCTAAAAAACATCACGTTTCAAGCTATCCTACAGCCGTAGTACTTAACCAAGAAGGATACGTCGTCAATCGTAAATATGGATTTCCTGGAGAAAATTTTCACAATCTGAGCGCAAGTGTTATAAATTTTGCAGAGGAGTCAATATTATTAGACTCAGAGAATAAAATCATCAAAGGCTATTCTAACCAGATAGACATGCCTAATTATCCAAAATTTTACGTTGATTACATCAACCGAGATAATATAAAAGTAGTCGATACAAAATCTTTCAATAGTTATTGGAATGCTGTAGAAAACCCTATTTCCGAAGAGTTTTTTTCTACATTATTGTATTTTGCCAGTGATGTTCCAGATGCAGTGGCGAATCTGGCTCTAAACTATAAAGATGACTATTTTGAACTTTATGGAAAGCTGGACACTGAAATCCTATTTTATTTTCTTTCCGCCGGAAAATTAAATAAAGCTATTTCAGCAAAAAGCCAAAGTGAATTCGAAGATGCAAAAACTTATGCTTATCAGACCTTGACCAAAGAATGGACGGATGACATCATTCCCAATTTTGAAGTTAAGTTTCTGAAAGCACAGAACAAATGGGATGAAGTGTACAATTATTACGAAAACCTGAAAGAAAAAGGGAAACTCAATAATGGTGCCATCAATCAATTTTGCTGGGAAGTGTATGAGAAGTGCGATGATCAAGAAGTGATACGTCGATGCATAGACTGGATGGGCGAAGTGACTCAAAAAGACACAGACTATGCGTATTTAGACACGTATGCCTATTTGTGCGTAAAATCTGGTGATAGGCAAAAAGCACGTGAAATAGCGGAATTAGCCGTAAAAATCGGAAAACAGCAAAACGTAAAAACAACGAATATGGAGGATTTATTGAATAAACTTTAA
- a CDS encoding DUF5712 family protein yields MYINITDSETGNNKGGSGQLVNYLEKENRIALKEGRGYELWFNSLNKNITPQEVRVKIDNNIAKLSRSDAKFFLININPSQKEIIYLKEKFGEKEAEEQLKRYAIGVMDVYAQNFKRTRIESSNDLLWYGKLEHNRYYHHTDEEVKQGIAKAGQPKTGAQMHIQIIVSRKDITNKIKLSPMNNSRGRNKQHSAKLGQFDRVALKESGELLFDQMFNYDRLLKDSMNYAFTMKNGNPEQKRTVYLLDQLESRINDTDKLNILDTAKDIHQNNNVELGQFIDPIGGSVTSVLSTLLFPGPLIYENEEEQLPHYKKKKGKKHSS; encoded by the coding sequence ATGTACATCAATATAACGGATTCTGAAACGGGCAACAATAAAGGAGGTTCAGGGCAATTGGTCAATTATCTGGAAAAAGAAAACCGTATCGCACTCAAAGAAGGCAGAGGGTATGAGCTATGGTTCAATAGCTTGAACAAAAATATCACTCCTCAGGAAGTACGTGTAAAAATCGACAACAACATAGCTAAACTAAGTAGGAGCGATGCAAAGTTCTTTCTGATAAATATTAACCCCAGTCAAAAAGAAATTATTTATCTCAAAGAAAAGTTTGGAGAGAAAGAAGCAGAAGAACAATTAAAAAGGTATGCAATTGGCGTAATGGATGTCTATGCTCAAAACTTTAAGCGAACTAGAATTGAAAGTAGCAACGATTTATTGTGGTATGGAAAACTTGAACACAATCGTTATTATCATCATACCGATGAAGAAGTAAAACAAGGAATTGCCAAAGCAGGGCAACCCAAAACCGGAGCACAAATGCACATACAAATTATTGTCAGTCGAAAGGATATTACAAATAAAATCAAGCTCAGTCCGATGAATAATTCACGAGGTCGTAATAAACAACATTCTGCCAAACTTGGACAGTTTGACCGTGTAGCCTTAAAGGAATCAGGCGAATTACTTTTTGATCAAATGTTCAATTATGACCGCTTGTTAAAAGATTCCATGAACTATGCATTCACAATGAAAAATGGGAATCCAGAGCAAAAAAGAACTGTCTATTTGTTGGATCAGCTTGAAAGTCGAATAAATGATACAGACAAGCTAAATATACTTGATACAGCAAAAGACATCCACCAGAATAATAATGTAGAATTAGGCCAATTCATTGACCCAATAGGTGGTTCTGTTACAAGTGTTTTGAGTACTTTACTTTTTCCTGGGCCATTGATATACGAAAATGAGGAAGAACAACTCCCTCATTACAAGAAGAAAAAAGGTAAAAAACACTCATCTTGA
- a CDS encoding DUF7010 family protein: MEKRSLEKLKIEIQTQAKKGIDFILSGGLLWLAIFIIWLQDFTLHNKSVFTFIIAALMLPIAFGLSKILKTNWKIKDNPLQPLGLWLNFAQIIYFSILIFVFIKYPNDFIMTYSIITGAHLFPYAWFYNENGYALSAILISVGALFIALFTDSNTLWLIPLFTSLVLFTLAIWIFIKLKKTKQ; encoded by the coding sequence ATGGAAAAGCGTAGCTTAGAAAAACTAAAAATTGAAATTCAAACACAAGCAAAAAAAGGAATTGATTTTATTCTTTCTGGAGGTCTTCTCTGGTTAGCAATTTTTATAATCTGGTTACAAGATTTTACTTTGCATAACAAAAGTGTTTTTACTTTTATAATTGCAGCGCTTATGCTCCCAATAGCTTTCGGTTTGTCTAAGATTTTAAAAACAAATTGGAAAATCAAAGATAATCCTTTGCAGCCTTTAGGGTTATGGTTAAACTTTGCACAAATCATTTATTTTTCAATTTTGATATTTGTATTCATCAAATATCCTAATGATTTTATCATGACATATTCAATAATCACTGGTGCACACTTGTTCCCATACGCTTGGTTTTATAATGAAAATGGGTATGCATTATCTGCAATTTTAATTTCTGTGGGAGCGTTATTTATTGCTTTATTCACTGATTCTAATACTCTTTGGTTGATTCCTCTTTTTACATCACTTGTATTGTTCACGTTAGCAATATGGATATTCATAAAATTAAAAAAAACAAAACAATGA
- a CDS encoding BfmA/BtgA family mobilization protein, translating into MKQRDTNSIRYPKETDEKIEKLAKSFRRSKKELFCLMVDYFYRSKKDPTDPDDEILKRELSSGINRILSFIRQQEKDFLLPLFTDSGALKTASLKQKELLEGIGRHLLAESEQTAVLTKRSEQTINGLKHLISKQKEKEILKEQFIQLLDYYINQREEMGWTTSGTKKEELIAHVKESLKNL; encoded by the coding sequence ATGAAGCAGAGAGATACCAACAGCATCCGTTATCCCAAAGAAACGGACGAAAAGATAGAGAAGCTGGCTAAAAGTTTTAGACGTAGCAAAAAGGAACTTTTTTGCCTGATGGTGGATTATTTTTACCGTAGTAAAAAAGACCCGACTGACCCCGACGATGAAATCCTGAAACGAGAACTTTCTTCAGGTATTAACCGTATTTTATCTTTCATCCGCCAACAGGAAAAAGACTTTCTTCTGCCATTGTTTACGGATTCCGGTGCTTTGAAGACAGCTTCTTTAAAACAAAAAGAACTTTTAGAAGGAATAGGTAGGCATCTTTTAGCCGAAAGTGAACAAACAGCCGTACTTACCAAAAGAAGTGAGCAAACTATAAACGGGTTGAAACATCTTATTTCAAAGCAAAAAGAGAAAGAAATTTTGAAAGAACAATTTATTCAATTACTGGACTATTATATAAATCAACGAGAGGAAATGGGCTGGACAACCTCTGGAACTAAGAAAGAAGAACTCATCGCTCATGTAAAGGAATCTCTCAAAAACCTGTGA
- a CDS encoding WD40 repeat domain-containing protein yields MNFYKITLLSLVALFFISCKQEVKIKEHRLTGINPVAYTDVVYNASLDTVLVSTFNGKIYQLTNGSENKKQIASIDDEIYNLIYNDSEKELYAATLNSGIIVINILNGTIINKLPIQESWAYQLCFNDKNTLLATFDFKGKNYIWETKNNFRKIETPPELNQMRPKYIADNGDIYFEGKGKIIVWNYATNNIELQKVRGKIVDVDHDKNMLMIGSGEKDFFLYNYETDSVFYKKKHPDWPIHIPEKDSIVYVPLSLEVISGAMANKFAYTYGLDKSIRKWDKLTGKLIETNSKHKGTISGVHINKRKNQLVTVDLLGGIQFWDLSK; encoded by the coding sequence ATGAATTTTTATAAAATCACTTTACTGTCTTTAGTTGCTCTATTTTTTATCAGTTGTAAACAAGAGGTTAAAATCAAAGAACACAGGCTCACAGGTATAAACCCTGTAGCCTACACGGATGTAGTTTACAATGCAAGCCTGGATACAGTTCTGGTATCTACTTTTAATGGAAAAATATATCAACTAACAAATGGAAGTGAAAATAAAAAACAAATTGCGTCTATAGATGATGAAATATATAACTTGATATATAATGATTCAGAAAAAGAGCTTTACGCAGCAACTCTGAATTCAGGGATTATTGTCATCAACATACTTAATGGAACTATTATTAATAAATTGCCAATTCAAGAATCATGGGCTTATCAACTTTGTTTTAATGATAAAAACACCCTACTCGCCACATTTGATTTTAAAGGAAAAAATTATATTTGGGAAACAAAAAACAATTTTAGAAAAATAGAAACACCACCAGAGTTAAATCAAATGCGCCCAAAGTATATTGCAGATAATGGGGATATTTATTTTGAAGGGAAAGGCAAAATTATAGTTTGGAATTATGCAACAAACAATATAGAGCTACAAAAAGTTAGAGGTAAAATCGTTGATGTTGACCATGATAAGAATATGCTGATGATAGGTAGCGGAGAAAAAGATTTTTTCTTGTATAATTATGAAACAGATAGTGTTTTTTATAAAAAAAAACATCCAGACTGGCCCATTCATATTCCTGAGAAAGATAGCATTGTCTATGTTCCATTAAGTTTAGAGGTTATTTCAGGAGCCATGGCTAATAAATTTGCTTATACCTACGGATTAGATAAATCTATACGCAAATGGGATAAATTAACAGGAAAATTAATTGAAACCAATAGTAAACATAAAGGAACAATAAGCGGGGTACATATTAATAAACGCAAAAATCAATTAGTCACTGTTGATCTTCTAGGAGGCATTCAATTTTGGGATTTATCGAAATAA
- a CDS encoding DUF3239 domain-containing protein: MNQDKKIGQKEKMINLTSVSRSMNIEPDSDHINRYDEYPAKLTPFFYVAIVLASASAVATFMLFSFRHWILGSIFLITTFVLGMLVQSLRREKLRKRIIYQNCLLIPAILIKIRPLTILALADMRSNDSKKMVWGCQKLTIKKLPFHQLQVDERVPCVSLFGMVVKGYRRHFEPRPISWGFVDELQRKKVLESIDELEWRVLEKLQPKMNGANEKEVVFFDCKLNKINL; the protein is encoded by the coding sequence ATGAATCAAGATAAAAAAATCGGCCAAAAGGAAAAAATGATAAACCTGACGAGTGTGAGTCGTTCCATGAACATAGAACCGGATTCCGATCACATCAATCGATATGACGAATATCCTGCCAAACTAACCCCGTTTTTCTATGTAGCCATTGTTTTAGCTTCGGCGAGTGCAGTAGCAACCTTTATGTTATTTAGCTTCCGGCACTGGATTTTGGGAAGTATTTTTTTGATTACTACCTTTGTTCTAGGAATGCTTGTCCAGTCTTTAAGAAGAGAAAAATTGAGAAAACGCATAATTTACCAAAACTGCTTATTGATTCCGGCAATACTCATAAAAATACGTCCGTTGACGATACTGGCTTTAGCAGATATGCGTAGTAATGACAGTAAAAAAATGGTTTGGGGATGTCAAAAGTTGACGATTAAGAAATTACCATTCCATCAATTGCAAGTAGACGAAAGAGTACCCTGTGTATCTCTGTTTGGGATGGTGGTAAAAGGTTATCGAAGGCATTTTGAACCCCGTCCTATCAGTTGGGGATTTGTGGACGAATTACAACGAAAAAAAGTATTGGAAAGCATAGATGAGTTGGAATGGAGAGTTTTAGAAAAACTCCAACCGAAGATGAACGGTGCAAATGAAAAAGAAGTCGTGTTTTTTGACTGTAAATTAAACAAAATCAATCTTTAA